One Brassica oleracea var. oleracea cultivar TO1000 chromosome C7, BOL, whole genome shotgun sequence genomic window carries:
- the LOC106304060 gene encoding uncharacterized protein LOC106304060 gives MAPSTELQGSSFLRRISIRRNQIASMDATHDQHLEELDYFQKHVSDCLSELLSPPPPPPSSAAASQPSDPILSIPWLKNLLDVYMSCETEFKGVLSTVQISKSPSLEKGLQETLDRILKSLDICNAVSNGIDSVSQSRRLAEIAVTALKQRPLCNGSVLRAKRALTSLLAVLNADGKDRNGGSSSRRTTSRSWSFGQRSSVHVSKNWSATKQIQAMAATLVPPRGTEASGVYIMSSVMVLVMWVLVAAVPCQTSNVLAGPLQLPKHQSWASAALNIQERVSEEMKGKEKRCGGGLMEEMVRMERVGLSLLEFTERFSFPAEEEKEVAEKVEEMDEICRGMEVGLEGLKRQVREVFHRLVRSRLEIVSVLDQATAI, from the coding sequence ATGGCGCCGTCAACGGAACTTCAAGGCTCCTCCTTCCTCCGCCGAATCAGCATCCGCCGCAACCAGATCGCCTCCATGGACGCCACTCACGACCAACACCTCGAGGAACTCGATTACTTCCAGAAACACGTCTCCGATTGCCTCTCGGAGTTACTCTCCCCACCACCGCCGCCTCCTTCCTCCGCCGCCGCCTCTCAGCCGTCTGATCCGATTCTCTCCATCCCTTGGCTAAAGAACCTCCTCGACGTTTACATGTCCTGCGAGACAGAGTTCAAAGGGGTCCTCTCAACGGTCCAGATCTCAAAGTCTCCGTCTTTAGAGAAGGGTTTGCAAGAAACGCTCGATCGGATTTTGAAATCGCTCGATATCTGTAACGCCGTAAGTAACGGCATTGATTCCGTTAGTCAGAGCCGACGTCTTGCGGAGATAGCCGTCACGGCGCTTAAACAGCGGCCGTTATGTAACGGAAGCGTTCTTAGAGCTAAGCGCGCGTTAACAAGCCTCCTCGCTGTGTTAAACGCCGACGGGAAAGATAGAAACGGCGGAAGTAGTAGCCGTCGGACGACTTCACGGTCGTGGTCGTTTGGACAGCGCAGTAGCGTCCACGTCAGCAAGAACTGGTCTGCGACGAAGCAGATTCAGGCGATGGCGGCTACTCTGGTGCCGCCACGTGGAACAGAAGCCTCTGGAGTTTACATAATGAGCAGTGTTATGGTTCTTGTGATGTGGGTGCTAGTCGCTGCGGTTCCTTGCCAGACAAGCAACGTTCTCGCGGGGCCTTTGCAGCTTCCGAAACATCAGAGCTGGGCTAGCGCCGCGTTGAACATTCAGGAGAGGGTTAGCGAAGAGATGAAAGGGAAGGAGAAGCGTTGTGGTGGAGGGTTGATGGAGGAGATGGTGAGGATGGAGAGGGTTGGGTTGTCTTTGTTGGAGTTCACGGAGAGGTTTAGTTTTCCGGCGGAGGAGGAGAAGGAAGTGGCGGAGAAGGTGGAGGAGATGGATGAGATTTGCCGGGGGATGGAAGTGGGGTTGGAGGGTTTGAAGAGACAAGTGAGGGAAGTGTTCCATAGATTGGTGAGAAGCAGACTAGAGATTGTCTCGGTGCTTGATCAAGCTACTGCAATCTAA
- the LOC106304204 gene encoding endoglucanase 20-like, producing MGKLLLVMLVVLIMAFQSLGTLDYGHALNKSILFFEGQRSGKLPVKQRVNWRADSALSDGSPDNVNLIGGYYDAGDNVKFVWPMAFTTTLLSWAAIEYQKEISSVNQLGYLRSAIKWGTDFIIRAHPSPTTLYTQVGDGNADHACWQRPEDMDTARTLYKISSSSPGSEVASEAAAALASASLVFKSFDSKYSSTLLSHAKSLFEFADQHKGSYQASCPFYCSHSGYNDELLWAAAWLYKATGENKYLSYVASNQGWSQAVNEFSWDNKFAGAQALLASEFYNGKNELGKFKNDVESFVCALMPGSSSQQIKPTPGGLLFTRDGSNLQYATTATTVLFHYSKTLTRARVGSIQCGSTKFTASQIHDFAKSQVDYILGNNPKKMSYMVGFGNKCPTQPHHRSSSLPSIKSKPDKIDCKGGFSYFNSDQPNPNEHTGAIVGGPDSSDHFSDKRSDYAHAEPTTYINAAFIGPVAALIRRNSN from the exons ATGGGCAAGCTCTTATTGGTAATGTTAGTTGTTCTTATCATGGCTTTCCAAAGCTTGGGAACTCTTGATTATGGACATGCACTAAACAAGTCCATCTTGTTCTTTGAAGGCCAACGATCCGGAAAACTCCCGGTTAAACAACGTGTTAATTGGCGAGCTGATTCTGCCCTCTCCGACGGTTCACCGGATAAC GTAAATTTGATTGGAGGGTACTATGATGCAGGCGACAACGTAAAATTCGTGTGGCCAATGGCATTTACCACAACCTTATTGAGTTGGGCCGCTATTGAATACCAAAAAGAGATTTCCTCTGTAAACCAACTCGGTTATCTCCGGTCTGCTATTAAATGGGGAACCGATTTTATCATCCGGGCTCATCCTTCGCCCACCACACTATATACACAG GTAGGAGATGGGAACGCAGATCATGCTTGTTGGCAGAGGCCAGAAGATATGGACACAGCCAGAACTCTCTACAAGATATCATCCTCTTCCCCCGGATCTGAAGTCGCCAGTGAAGCCGCAGCCGCTCTTGCCTCCGCCTCACTTGTTTTCAAATCGTTCGATTCTAAATATTCATCCACGCTTCTAAGCCATGCAAAATCC CTATTTGAATTTGCTGATCAGCACAAAGGTTCATATCAAGCATCTTGCCCTTTCTACTGTTCACACTCAGGCTACAAT GACGAGTTATTATGGGCTGCGGCTTGGCTATACAAGGCAACAGGAGAAAATAAATACCTAAGTTATGTCGCAAGCAATCAAGGTTGGAGCCAAGCGGTGAATGAATTCAGCTGGGACAATAAATTCGCCGGAGCTCAGGCTCTACTCGCATCA GAGTTCTACAACGGGAAGAATGAATTGGGAAAATTTAAGAACGATGTTGAGTCATTCGTCTGCGCATTGATGCCAGGAAGTAGCTCTCAACAAATTAAACCAACTCCTG GTGGCCTTTTGTTTACTAGAGACGGTAGTAACTTACAATATGCAACAACGGCTACAACAGTTTTGTTCCATTACTCAAAAACTCTAACTCGAGCCCGGGTCGGTTCAATCCAGTGTGGTTCAACCAAGTTCACTGCGTCACAAATTCATGATTTCGCCAAATCACAG GTTGATTACATTCTTGGAAATAATCCAAAGAAAATGTCTTACATGGTGGGATTCGGGAACAAGTGCCCAACACAGCCTCATCATAGAAGCTCATCTTTACCGTCAATCAAATCTAAGCCGGACAAAATTGACTGCAAAGGAGGATTTTCATACTTTAATTCTGATCAACCAAACCCGAATGAGCATACCGGCGCAATTGTTGGGGGGCCGGACTCATCAGATCACTTTAGCGATAAAAGATCAGATTACGCTCATGCAGAGCCCACAACTTACATCAACGCCGCCTTTATTGGGCCCGTTGCAGCTCTGATTCGCCGGAATTCTAACTAG
- the LOC106304328 gene encoding probable WRKY transcription factor 29 produces the protein MGEVVYMDEGDLEAIVRGYSGSGESSGGSYLPFEAASFYEPEMETTGLDELGELYKPFYPFSTQTILTSSVSVPKDSRSFGDDKKQRRHGCLLSNGSRVDHVRITESKSKKSKKNQQKRVVEQVKEENLLSDAWAWRKYGQKPIKGSPYPRSYYRCSSSKGCLARKQVERNPQNPEKFTITYTNEHNHELPTRRNSLAGSTRAKSSQPKPSITKKSGKQVVSSPTSNPVITSPDESSVAVQDMGISEMSTYQATEEIEGMSTSLPSDLLSGIGNFPSFTGDFDELLNSQEFLNGYLWNY, from the exons ATGGGTGAGGTGGTTTATATGGACGAAGGAGACTTAGAAGCAATCGTGAGAGGCTACTCAGGCTCCGGTGAAAGCTCCGGCGGGTCTTACCTACCATTTGAGGCGGCTAGTTTCTACGAACCGGAGATGGAGACAACCGGTTTAGATGAACTCGGTGAACTCTACAAACCTTTTTATCCTTTCTCTACTCAAACTATCCTCACGAGCTCCGTCTCTGTTCCCAAAGATTCAAGAAGTTTCGGAGATGATAAAAAACAACGAAGACATGGCTGTCTTCTGTCTAACGGATCAAGAGTTGATCATGTCAGAATCACAGAGTCCAAATCGAAGAAGAG CAAGAAGAACCAACAGAAGAGAGTTGTTGAGCAAGTGAAAGAAGAGAATCTGTTGTCGGACGCATGGGCGTGGCGTAAATATGGGCAGAAACCCATCAAAGGATCTCCATACCCAAG GAGTTATTACCGGTGCAGCAGCTCGAAGGGGTGTTTAGCAAGAAAACAAGTTGAAAGAAATCCTCAGAACCCGGAAAAGTTCACCATAACGTATACGAACGAGCACAATCATGAGCTACCAACCCGGAGAAACTCACTAGCTGGTTCAACTCGAGCGAAATCTTCCCAACCCAAACCGTCCATAACCAAAAAATCTGGAAAACAAGTGGTTTCTTCTCCCACAAGTAACCCGGTGATCACATCCCCTGATGAATCTTCCGTTGCTGTTCAAGACATGGGGATTTCTGAAATGAGCACCTACCAAGCAACCGAAGAAATAGAAGGCATGAGTACCAGTTTACCATCGGATTTGTTGTCTGGAATCGGAAATTTTCCAAGCTTTACTGGTGACTTCGATGAACTATTGAATAGCCAAGAGTTCCTCAATGGGTACTTATGGAATTATTAG